In Spirochaeta thermophila DSM 6578, the following proteins share a genomic window:
- a CDS encoding ABC transporter permease: MKVFEIFPIGLMFATPIILAGLGGLFSERSGVVNIALEGIMMVGGFTAAALVVVLEPLTPAAPWIAFLAAAVAGLVFSLLHAVASVHLRADQIISGTALNILAGGLTVYLCQILFGQQRTRAFSVGLRKVTVPFLEDIPLVGPLFFSEIYPTFYLALFLVVITWIVVYRTVFGLRLRACGEHPEAAASMGIDVYRMRYLGVMLSGVLAGLAGGVMVLSQDIQYTLTSIHGTGFIALASLIFGKWNPWGVLGAATFFGFSQALSFYVNDISFLQSIPLEFFHAFPYVLTIVALLAFAGRYSGPRAAGRIYQR, encoded by the coding sequence ATGAAGGTGTTTGAGATCTTTCCCATAGGGCTCATGTTCGCCACCCCCATCATCCTCGCGGGCCTCGGCGGGCTCTTCAGCGAGCGTTCCGGTGTGGTGAACATCGCCCTGGAAGGGATCATGATGGTGGGCGGTTTCACTGCAGCGGCCCTGGTGGTAGTGCTCGAGCCTCTCACCCCCGCGGCGCCGTGGATCGCCTTTCTCGCAGCGGCAGTCGCGGGCCTCGTGTTCTCCCTGCTCCATGCGGTGGCCTCGGTCCACCTCAGGGCCGATCAGATCATCTCGGGTACGGCGCTCAACATCCTCGCGGGAGGCCTCACGGTCTATCTCTGTCAGATCCTCTTCGGTCAGCAGCGGACCCGGGCCTTCTCCGTGGGCCTCAGGAAGGTGACGGTACCCTTTCTCGAGGACATTCCCCTCGTGGGCCCTCTCTTCTTCTCCGAAATATACCCCACGTTCTATCTCGCCCTGTTCCTTGTGGTGATCACGTGGATCGTGGTCTACAGGACCGTTTTCGGTCTCAGGCTGAGGGCCTGCGGAGAACACCCCGAGGCCGCCGCGAGCATGGGGATAGACGTGTACAGGATGCGGTACCTGGGGGTGATGCTCTCAGGTGTGCTCGCAGGACTCGCAGGTGGGGTGATGGTCCTCTCGCAGGACATCCAGTACACCCTCACTTCCATACACGGCACGGGCTTCATCGCCCTCGCGTCCCTCATATTCGGGAAGTGGAACCCCTGGGGGGTGCTGGGAGCCGCCACGTTCTTCGGTTTCTCGCAGGCTCTCTCGTTCTATGTGAACGACATCTCCTTCCTCCAGAGCATCCCCCTCGAATTCTTCCACGCCTTTCCCTACGTCCTCACCATAGTCGCCCTTCTTGCCTTCGCGGGAAGGTATTCGGGACCACGGGCGGCGGGACGGATCTATCAGCGCTAG
- a CDS encoding dihydroorotate dehydrogenase-like protein: protein MELSTRYLGLSLKNPLIVGASPLTADVSHLVSCETHGAAAVVLRSLFQEEIAEGVEHLKSLSEGFHTEGADYLTHFGTQQALEAYLSLVREAKDRLSIPVIASLNCSSREWWAEAASRIEEAGADALELNVAPFPSNDAESSQEAEERIYDIVRTARSAVSVPIAVKVGPYFTSLGHLLARIEALGAGGVVLFNRFYQVDIDPSRRRLVSGHRLSDPHEFSHTLRWTALEAPRRNLDIAASCGIHSGLDIAKAVLAGASAVQVVSAVLRHGFGHIEKMLHELEAWLSEQGFSSLREAKGALIRTPGEDEERLSRLQYLIALRGFGR, encoded by the coding sequence ATGGAACTTTCCACGCGCTATCTTGGCCTTTCTCTCAAAAATCCTCTCATTGTGGGGGCATCTCCCCTCACCGCCGACGTCTCCCACCTCGTGTCCTGCGAAACGCACGGCGCCGCCGCCGTGGTGCTCCGCTCCCTCTTCCAGGAGGAGATCGCCGAGGGGGTGGAACACCTGAAGAGCCTCTCCGAAGGGTTCCATACCGAAGGCGCGGACTATCTCACCCACTTCGGCACCCAGCAGGCCCTGGAGGCCTACCTCTCCCTCGTGCGCGAGGCGAAGGATCGGCTCTCCATCCCCGTGATCGCGAGCCTCAACTGCAGCAGCCGCGAGTGGTGGGCCGAGGCTGCAAGCCGCATCGAAGAGGCTGGGGCGGATGCCCTCGAGCTGAACGTGGCCCCCTTCCCCTCGAACGATGCCGAGTCCTCGCAGGAGGCGGAGGAACGGATCTACGACATAGTGAGGACCGCACGGTCGGCGGTCTCCGTCCCCATCGCCGTGAAGGTAGGCCCCTATTTCACGAGTCTGGGACATCTCCTCGCCCGGATCGAGGCCCTCGGCGCCGGGGGGGTGGTGCTCTTCAACCGATTCTACCAGGTGGACATCGACCCCTCGAGGAGGAGGCTCGTCTCGGGGCACAGGCTGAGCGATCCCCACGAATTCTCCCACACCCTCCGCTGGACAGCCCTGGAGGCGCCGAGGCGGAATCTGGACATCGCCGCATCGTGCGGGATCCATTCCGGCCTCGATATCGCCAAGGCGGTGCTCGCAGGGGCGAGTGCGGTGCAGGTGGTCTCCGCCGTCCTCAGACATGGATTCGGTCACATCGAGAAGATGCTTCATGAACTCGAGGCCTGGCTCTCCGAGCAGGGCTTCTCCTCGCTCCGGGAGGCGAAGGGCGCACTCATACGCACCCCTGGCGAGGACGAGGAGCGCTTGAGCAGGCTCCAGTACCTCATCGCCCTCCGCGGTTTCGGAAGATAG